From the genome of Mustela lutreola isolate mMusLut2 chromosome 16, mMusLut2.pri, whole genome shotgun sequence, one region includes:
- the LOC131817655 gene encoding olfactory receptor 6Z7-like, translated as MCKIYHRCVCSKIERSLETGNMNRVGEFVLLGLSTRADIRDVLFAVFLSLYTLTLLENTLVIYLVCSHSELCKPMYFFLGNLSCLEMCYVSVTVPSLLVGLRTGPCHVPFTACMTQLVFFISLTCMECTLLASMAYDRYVAICRPLHYPLLMRPRVCLGLALSSWLGGLLVSVAKTTCIASLSYCGPNVLNHFFCDVSPLLNLSCTHVALTELVDFISAIVIFCGTLLVALASYSAIGVAVLRMPSAAARRKAFSTCASHLVVVGIFYSAALFIYCRPSRIKSMDLNKVLSVVYTVLTPMCNPVIYCLRNREVHAALRKTLH; from the coding sequence ATGTGCAAAATATATCATAGATGTGTTTGTTCTAAGATAGAGAGGTCCCTGGAGACGGGCAACATGAACAGAGTCGGGGAGTTTGTCTTGCTGGGCTTGTCCACCAGGGCGGACATAAGGGATGTCCTGTTTGCTGTCTTCCTGAGCCTCTACACGCTGACCCTCCTGGAGAACACGCTCGTCATCTACCTCGTGTGCAGTCACAGCGAGCTCTGCAagcccatgtacttcttcctgggCAACCTCAGCTGCCTGGAGATGTGCTACGTGTCAGTGACCGTGCCCAGCCTGCTCGTGGGGCTGCGGACCGGTCCCTGCCATGTGCCCTTCACAGCCTGCATGACCCAGCTCGTCTTCTTCATTTCCCTCACCTGCATGGAGTGCACCCTCCTGGCAtccatggcctatgaccgctacgtGGCCATCTGCCGCCCACTCCATTATCCCCTGCTCATGAGGCCCCGAGTCTGCCTGGGCTTGGCCCTGTCCTCATGGCTTGGGGGGCTGCTGGTCTCGGTGGCCAAGACGACATGCATCGCTAGCCTGTCCTACTGCGGTCCCAACGTCCTCAACCACTTCTTCTGTGACGTCTCCCCTCTGCTCAACCTGTCTTGCACTCATGTGGCCCTGACCGAGCTGGTGGACTTCATCTCTGCCATCGTCATCTTCTGTGGGACACTGTTGGTAGCACTGGCCTCCTACTCCGCCATCGGGGTGGCCGTGCTCCGCATGCCGTCAGCCGCCGCCCGGCGCAAGGCCTTTTCCACCTGCGCCTCCCACCTGGTGGTGGTGGGCATCTTCTACTCAGCAGCCCTCTTCATCTACTGCCGTCCCAGCCGCATCAAATCCATGGACCTCAACAAGGTGCTGTCCGTCGTCTACACGGTGCTCACACCCATGTGCAACCCCGTCATCTACTGCCTGCGGAACAGGGAGGTACACGCGGCGCTTCGGAAAACTCTCCACTGA